One genomic window of Chlamydiales bacterium STE3 includes the following:
- a CDS encoding putative rRNA methyltransferase YlbH (Product derived from UniProtKB/Swiss-Prot:O34331;Gene name derived from UniProtKB/Swiss-Prot:O34331;EC number derived from UniProtKB/Swiss-Prot:O34331), whose amino-acid sequence MQIISGKCRGRKIQAPKGAATRPTSSRLREALFNIVQHYIEEATFLDLYAGSGAMGLEALSRGADQVTFIDNSREAISCIQANAKALQLESRTNILKGDIFRLLDQLAPRAPFDIVFADAPYTQEKAPSLFLLQFFDKTPLLKTDGMLFIEDVLPKHPIEKLQTIRLISERHAGPSFLHQYQKMAP is encoded by the coding sequence ATGCAAATCATCAGCGGTAAATGCCGAGGCCGCAAAATCCAGGCTCCGAAAGGTGCTGCCACTCGGCCCACCTCCTCACGACTTCGGGAAGCTCTTTTTAATATTGTCCAGCACTATATCGAAGAAGCAACCTTTTTAGATCTCTATGCAGGCTCCGGCGCTATGGGGTTAGAAGCGTTAAGCAGAGGGGCTGACCAGGTAACTTTTATCGATAACAGCCGTGAAGCCATCTCCTGTATCCAAGCCAATGCAAAGGCATTGCAGTTAGAATCGAGAACAAATATTTTAAAAGGGGATATTTTCCGGTTATTAGATCAATTAGCACCAAGAGCACCTTTCGACATTGTCTTTGCAGATGCTCCCTACACTCAAGAAAAGGCTCCTTCCCTGTTTCTTTTGCAATTTTTTGATAAAACCCCTCTCTTAAAAACAGATGGGATGCTTTTTATTGAGGATGTGCTTCCTAAGCACCCGATCGAAAAGTTGCAAACTATACGCTTAATTAGCGAGCGACATGCCGGTCCTTCCTTTCTTCATCAGTACCAAAAGATGGCACCATAA